CTCGGTCGAGCTCAGCGTACCGCTCTTTCGTCACGTCGACTTCCATCGCCTCGACGAGTTCCCGAAGTTGCGCAACGTCACGGGCGGTCGCGCGAGTTGCCGTGATGCGCGCGATGGGCGGCTCGATGATCGCGCGCAGCTCCATGATGTCGTGCAGCTCAGGGCGCAGTGCGGCAAGGGCACCGAGTGCCCCGTCCGAAATATCGGCGCGTTCACCTGGACTCAGCACAATCGTGCCTCGACCCGGCCGACGATCGATCAGCCCGCGGTTCTCGAGTTCTCGCAGTGCCTCGCGGATCGACACTCGGGAAACGCCGAAGTGCTCGGCCAATTCCCGCTCCGGCGGGAGCCGCTCGCCGGCTCCGAGCTTTCCATCGAGGATCAGCCGTTCGATATCGACCGATAGCCGGTCCGGCAGCGATAACGTTTCGCCCCGTTCCACCTGCGCCCAGTCCATGTCACTCTCCTCTGCATCGTGCTCCGCCGCCGTTCTTCGGAAGCGGGAATTCTCCCGAGCCGGTCACACCCGGCGGCCGGTTACCCGTCGCTTCCCAACGCAATCCGCTCCAGCACTCCTGGCTCTCGCCAGCGTTGCGAGGGAATACTATCGCGCAGCACGCGCGTGTAGCGGTGCTGCGGTTCCTCAAGGACCACGCGAGTCTCGCCCTGTTCCACGATCTCACCCTGACGCAGCACGATGACGTCCTGGGTCAGATGCGACACGACAGCGAGGTCATGCGAGATCAAGAGGTAGTCAGTCCCCGTAGCGTCCTGGACATCGGTCAACAGGTTCAGGATCTGCGCCTGAATCGAGATGTCCAGTGCGGCGACGGCCTCGTCCAGCACAATGAGTCTCGGTTCGACAGCAAGGGCGCGCGCGATCGCGACACGCTGCCGCTGCCCTCCGGAGAGGTCCCTCGG
Above is a genomic segment from Leucobacter rhizosphaerae containing:
- a CDS encoding FadR/GntR family transcriptional regulator; this translates as MDWAQVERGETLSLPDRLSVDIERLILDGKLGAGERLPPERELAEHFGVSRVSIREALRELENRGLIDRRPGRGTIVLSPGERADISDGALGALAALRPELHDIMELRAIIEPPIARITATRATARDVAQLRELVEAMEVDVTKERYAELDRAFHQAIAQYAHNPLLALINEQIAQQIAPSRASRYQTRSRRQASSVAHRRIFEAIAAGNASLAEDEARAHVLDISGQIARTAGADGSESDA